GTACATTCACAGGATGTTTGAACATAGTTTCACAGCCTCATTTCTCTTGGCCGTCCACTccctaaacattttaaacacaggGTGTACTTTAAATTGTAAGGTGAGCTAGAAAATGACATACTTGTAACTTGAAATGACCAACCCCCATTTTTCTCAGTTGccccataaaataaataatgcattactGTGGAAAGTGATATTGCATTAACCCCCCTGCTGACTGCCGTAAGACGAGCCTCCTGCTGACTCAGCTACACAGGTAACAAAAAGACACTGACCACCTGGAATTTAAAGCATTATGTGAACTGATGTGGCCCCAATACAGAGGTAGCAGTGTTTGAGAAGGTGCactgtttttaacttttactgTTGAGTTTAGAgttcataaatacatatacaaagAATGTAAAAATTATTGAAAATCAGATTTcagtgaagacatttttatttattcttattttgtcattatttttttttccagcaccTCATTTGAGTTTTCTccacatttttctatttattttctatcagCAAAAGCGACTTATAAGCTGCACTCACCATGAGAAGACCCTGATTACTCTTAGCTGTGatgaaaaatgtacttttgcCGCAGAGAAAGTTATGCAGCTCAGTTTagttaaaatctttaaaaaatgaaaacaaatagtcTTTGTCACCAGATTGTTGTTTAGGTTGGAGGACGTATTATGTTTTATAGTAcatccagtggtggaagaagtgttCAGATCCTTAACTCtaataaaagtaccaaaactaaaatgtcaaattacaaAAGAAGTCCTGCCCTCAAAAACAGACTTAAGTTAAAGTACAGAAGTGTTAAAAGCAAAATGTAcgtaaagtatcaaaagtactcGTTCTTCAGTAAATGACCCCTGTGCTTCTTgtaaatactttatatacagttcggtagtttagtccagtggtCCCTAATCTGGTCATTTGGCCCCTCCATAGAGTCTCAAGATTAATCTGAGAGGTTGAGAGATGAATAATGGGAGATAATTAGAGAATTAAAATTCAACAGTTCAGCCTGCAAATGCAGAGTGAACTTTAAGTGACATTATTTTCGCTCCTGCTTCAAATGATATGCCAGCAGTAACCTTCAAACCTGAGATCATACTGaacaaataaaaggtttttttttattttttatatcagttTATCATTGTTTGCTTAAGTTTTCCCTAAACAAATTGCAATGTGACCTCAATGTGTGTCCttgtaaaatgtttaacttcATCCATTATCTTGAAGTGTTCTCCAGCATATTAAACATTAGGACTTCCTGCAGGCAATTTTATGTGCGTTGTATGGCTGCACACCAAACGgtcagatttatttattgttctggTATAATAGGAACTCAGTAGATCAGGAGTGATCTTATTTTAAGAGTAAAGTTAGGATAATGTTtaactgttttctttgtctgcATTAACATAGCTGACAGTGTGGGGAAGTATCACAATGTTTCAACTATTATCAATATTACAAAGCACAAAACCATTTTGGATAGAAAGTGTAATAACAACATAAGAATGGAGTAGGATTTCTTACCTTCATACATAAGTCCAAAGAGAAACTAATGGAAGTGTTTCTTGTCCAACTGCATCGTCCTCATTCTTTGCATCCGGTCCCAGATGACTAATTAAAGTCGACCCCCCTCCTACAGCAGTTCTTATGTCAGATCTTGACATACACATGCTGTTTCAGACTCGGCACTATCCCGAGCTCCCCTTATCTCGTTCATCTGGTTgctgctcctctttctccctgcaTGAACACGTCGCCTCTCCCCTCAACTTTCAATTCCAAAAACTAATCTTGCTGAATAAAGCCCTACGGGGAGGCTCATCTAAGCACCTGTGACGTCAGTGTCTCTTTCAGAGGCGTGTACTTGTCAGGGAGTATAGAAAAAGGAggggagtgagacagagtgagacagagagggagagaggctgTATAGTCCCCATTCTGTGATTACACACAGAGGGCTATTGAGTGTTGACACTGGAGTCTGAGCTGCAAGCTGATCGGTGGGGTGAAGCAGCATAAAGGCTCTGATTGTACCACTCAACCTaaacatctgtgtgtctgtattgtcTGAAATGCTTATGAAGCATCTATATATTCTATATGAGGGATGTACACAGGACAGTTAAGAAATTTCGCAAGACAGATTAAGCGGTTATATAAACACACCGAGTTGCCTACACCGCCTGGATTGTCAAGTGACAatactgcatgtgtttgtttctttaaattacTATTCCTATTCTTTTCTGTAATGTATGCGTTATGTATGTCTGATGTGCAAGTTATGATACAAGTTGAAGTGCCACTCTCAATGTATTTTGCAATATAGCAAACATTTCAAGACGGAATGGAATTAACATTTAAGCCCGAGTAACAAGTCTATTTGGTTCTAATAGGCAGGATGAATCAACATGTGGTCAAAACGTTTCATCCTTTAAGTAACTTGTgtgccgtctctctctctgttgaagACCTGCACTGCTCATCCCACACTCCACGTGCTCAGGCACGACACTGCTGCTTTTGTTGAGTAGGGTGTGCCCGAGCACGCAGGCACCCAGAGCGCGAGGCCGAGAACCGGACTGGGTGGGCATGTGTGGAATGCAGCTCAGGCTGAGAGATGGCAGCGAGTGTCACAAAGAGGAGATTGAGGAGAGCGGGGCATGACTGGCCTGGCCTTTGACCCTTCACGATCACAGCAGCATTCAAGAAGGCAGAGGGGCTCATGCTCCTTCGTCATCAACGCCCTCTCCATGTGTTGTCAAATCACTGACAACATACACTCACAGCACGGCAACCTCAGACCCACTGCACAGATGTGTTCTTGTGGGACAAAATGTATTGTCACATTCTTTGAGTATCTCTTCTGATCCATACAGAAATGTGGGAAGTGACAGACAACGGTAACTCATCTGTTAAAGTTAAAGACTAACTGCTCACTTGATCTTGAATATCCGCCCAGGGCTGCAGTGTgtaaaacacacagtcattaaGCAAGTAAGAAAACTCACTGTTGTAAGATCCAAAGTAACAGGCTTATTACTTCAGGCTTTTACTTTAATACAGACAGTTTAAAGTACagattatataataaaatgtaagaaatatcTTGTGTAATGTAGAACAGTTCATACAAACAACATAGtcaaactttcacttttacaTCAATAATTACACAATTAGCATATGCCACATCCTGCACTTCAGCTTGAAATTATGCAAAGGTCAATGCACATCATGGTGCATGCAACTCACTCACTGAGCTCTCTGATGCACTTACAGGTTTAGGAAACATTTACCTGTAATACTCTCTACCTTAagaatttaaatacataaagtcTGTCTGGGAAAAACATTAACAGAGGAGTCATTTCTTGgcctttttctttgatttttcaGCATCATCATGGGCCTTCCTCTTGGCAGTCAGCTTGTTAGCCTGAAAGAAGAGAATGAAAGCAGAAAGGCATTTGAGAGGTCAGTGAACTCCGGGCTCATCACTGGGCTTGAATGAACTACACACACTGCAGCTATAGAATGCTGTTTAACATAGATAAGATGTCTGATACTGAAAATAAAGGAttcaatgttaaaaatgtaagaaCGTTATCTGTACAAACAGTATTATCCAAAACGTGAATCCATATTCAATCAGTAACGAAATAGAACAAACCTCTCtgatttttctcttctttccgAACATGATCTTGTCGTAGAggtacttttcctttttcttcatcatcatgatGGCCAGACGTTTCTCCTCtgccttctcctcctgctccaagCGGGCTGGGTTGTCTACCTTCACTTTGCCAGCAGTCACCTTGACGGGCAGAGactaaaagaaagagaggagatgatCAAAGTTTTGCAAAAACGGTTTGTAGAAACAGATGGAAAGTACCTGGGATCAAAAGTGTCTTACCTTGCCCTGGGATCTTTGTTCTTCCATCTTCTTCAGATTCTTCTCCTCTACCTCTTCATCagcatcttcctcttcttcattttcgtcctcctcctcctcttcgtcatcttcctcttcttcctcctcctcctcttcctcctgttcatTTGCTGCGATggaagtaaaatatataaaataatgtctCCATGGTCTCTGAATTTTTATGGCCCCCCATTtatgttataattattaaaactCTATAAGTTGATCTTAAAGCATcacaaatatcaaacaaaacataacagtCTTCACCTATGAACCTATTTTATTACAGGTGCGGCTTATTGTTTTAAGAAAGTTGCATTAATAACTGAATAGCATCAACTGTCTGTAATCCAGGTGTGGCCATTGATTGAGGGTAAAATACACTTCCATCCTAAATAAACTCACTCTGATTCAATGTTGtaaatttttttaaagatgaattggTTTTATAAGCACGCAGTATGAAAGACATCAGAGAGGTGTTTGGGTTCATACCAGGTTTTTCTCCTCGCTGTAAGGCCATGATCTTTAGTTTTTCAGGAGGCACGTagtctccttctttctcctccacgaagggagagaggtgggggggcAGAGTCACTCCAAGGAAGTAGTCTTCCACAGGCAGAAGGATTTTGGCATTGACACAGTCATACACCCACTGGGGCTGGATGTAGTACCTAAAACAAATAGTTTCATGGTAAAACAGTGCAACAGTGCATATCTCGTTATTATACATGGGGAGGATATTTCCTCTCTGCTAAAGAAAATGTGAGCTAGTTGGCAGACGAAGAGCAGGGTTGCTTTGAGGAAAGAGAGCGGAAAGACGTCTCTGAATGGAAGCATTGTAGAGCATATGGTGACATACAAGGAAAGAGGAGCAAAATTAATGAGCAGAGACTTCCTGTGTTTAGGAGACAGAAATAAACTCTAAATCAAAGTGGTTATATCAAATGGTGTGATGTGTTCTACGTGTTGGAAAGTCAAGAAAAACAGTCTTTACCTGTTGATATACTGTTTGTCGACATTCGGTCTGTCAACAATTTGATGCGTGATGGTTTCATCTGTCACCTCGTATGTGCTGCCGATGCAAACAGACTTGTCCCAGGACACTTCACCACCAAAACACCTGCAAGGCAACAGCAAGTTTGAGGTTTATACTGATGgcttatttatttcttcttgtaAAAACTGCCATTGATTTGTCTGCTAGTTTAACTGCAGCAGCTTTCATTCACCTGATGAGAAAAGCCAGCGACTCTCTGGGCACTTCTCTGTTGAGGAAGACCTTAAGCCCCTCAAAAAGCTTTTTCTGAGTTTCCTGCTCTTTCTGCTCTTTTTCCCTGGCCTCCATCTTTTCCAAGTCCTCCTGACaacaaaacagtagaaaaaaaacatttgatattttgtaaCAGCTGGAGAATTAAAAAGCCACCGTTTTGTTGGAGTCATTGAGCAGTTCTTTGAATTATGTTTTCCAATGTCTGATGGGATGATGTACACACattacagcagctttaaaagGCTTATGTTGGACTCATTAGGGAAGATCATCACCGCAAACTCCATCGTGGTGTTGTCTGGGCTGTTTAAAAGTTGCCAATCTGACAATCAACTGGAACTAGACTCATGTTGTTGAAATGCAAGACTAGTTTCTGAGTAGTTAAAATGGTTTCGGAGTTCCTGTAAAACACTGTGGTTGGGCACAACAATCTCCCCAATGTGAAAAGCATCTAGTCCTTGGAAACCAAACATGAAGCTGTAATCCCCTGTTTCACACCTCTATAAGCGTTGACacctcagaaaaacaaaagtaaaccCTCACTTCTGCCTTCAGAGACTAATTAGTTTGTCAACCGTTTTTAAGACTCTTCTCAGTATCATGACAATAAtatcaatgttttattctaaGTATATTAAAAACAGATAAGATACAGCGAATCATATTTTGTGAACTGGTTTTTCTTACCTCTTCGACAGGAAACTTGTCAAGttcagtctcctcctcctctgcagtggAAACCATCCGTGCCAGACTGGTACTGAGGGCGGACAGTTTCTGCCGAGCCAAAAACCATAGGCTTAGTTCAACAATCCctaattttgatatttaaatgcaCACTTACTCAGCATTACTGTGAACTTTTTTATCTAGTTATTAACAGTtcagttaaagaaaaaacattaaatgcattAGTACAAGTTTACATGAGTGCCGCCGACGGGCCGTCGGAGCGGTAAGAGGTTAAAATGGTTCAAGATAAGTAGCCTCACCTCAAGGTAGCTCTCTGAATTCATGGCATagtcttcatcatcctcttccttCAGCTCCGACTCTGCTTTAATGTCCAGCTGCAAAAGGAGAGATGACATTAACATCGCAAAATTCATGGTTTGGATCGTCTCACGgatcagatcagcacaaaagaaaaaagggagcaaatataacttgaAGAGATTCTTGATCAcggttttttttaagctgatCTGATTCATTGCTGATCcatgttgtttgattataacAGCTTGTCTACAGAGCTCCAGGCTTAT
This sequence is a window from Anoplopoma fimbria isolate UVic2021 breed Golden Eagle Sablefish chromosome 13, Afim_UVic_2022, whole genome shotgun sequence. Protein-coding genes within it:
- the pes gene encoding pescadillo translates to MGGLQKKKYERGSVTNYITRNKARKKLQLSLPDFRRLCILKGIYPHEPKHKKKVNKGSTAPRTFYLLKDIRFLLHEPIVGKFRDYKVFVRKLKKAYGKTEWTAVERLKENKPAYKLDHIVKERYPSFIDALRDIDDSLCMCFLFSTFARTGKCHVQTIQLCRRLTVEWMNYVIASRALRKVFISIKGIYYQAEVMGQLVTWLVPYQFSHDHPTDVDYRVMATFTELYTTLLGFINFRLYQSLNLVYPPKLDIKAESELKEEDDEDYAMNSESYLEKLSALSTSLARMVSTAEEEETELDKFPVEEEDLEKMEAREKEQKEQETQKKLFEGLKVFLNREVPRESLAFLIRCFGGEVSWDKSVCIGSTYEVTDETITHQIVDRPNVDKQYINRYYIQPQWVYDCVNAKILLPVEDYFLGVTLPPHLSPFVEEKEGDYVPPEKLKIMALQRGEKPANEQEEEEEEEEEEDDEEEEEDENEEEEDADEEVEEKNLKKMEEQRSQGKSLPVKVTAGKVKVDNPARLEQEEKAEEKRLAIMMMKKKEKYLYDKIMFGKKRKIREANKLTAKRKAHDDAEKSKKKAKK